The following proteins are encoded in a genomic region of Sulfurovum indicum:
- the panC gene encoding pantoate--beta-alanine ligase gives MIVARTIRELQEAKKELRGSIGFVPTMGALHQGHLSLIQQARKENDHLIVSVFVNPTQFLEGEDFDAYPRKEEADSRICELAGVDILFMPTIDQMYEKDELCIGAPAIRGYILEGEKRPGHFDGMLQIVMKLLNLSSATRAYFGKKDAQQLALIIQMVKNYFMQVQIIPCEIIRDEKGLALSSRNVYLTREEKQRALCLSRSLKRASKMVMAGELDVETIKKEMLAVLSETDRVEYVAIVDREFKALKRVEIGNTIILVAAWVGKPRLIDNIWI, from the coding sequence ATGATTGTAGCACGTACGATTCGGGAGCTTCAGGAAGCGAAAAAAGAGCTAAGAGGGAGTATCGGGTTTGTACCGACGATGGGAGCCCTGCACCAGGGTCATCTCTCACTTATTCAGCAAGCGCGTAAAGAGAATGATCATCTTATTGTTTCTGTGTTTGTGAATCCGACACAGTTTCTTGAAGGGGAGGACTTTGATGCGTATCCTCGGAAGGAAGAAGCTGATAGTAGAATCTGTGAGCTTGCAGGGGTGGATATCCTGTTCATGCCTACGATAGATCAGATGTATGAGAAGGATGAACTCTGCATAGGGGCACCGGCGATCCGCGGGTATATCCTGGAGGGAGAGAAGCGTCCGGGACATTTTGACGGGATGCTGCAGATAGTGATGAAACTGCTAAATCTTTCTTCGGCAACACGTGCCTATTTTGGAAAAAAAGATGCACAACAGCTGGCATTGATAATCCAAATGGTAAAGAACTATTTTATGCAGGTGCAGATCATCCCCTGTGAGATCATTAGAGATGAAAAAGGTTTGGCACTGAGTTCACGCAATGTCTATCTTACCCGGGAGGAGAAACAACGTGCTCTTTGTCTTTCACGCTCTCTCAAACGTGCCTCAAAAATGGTTATGGCGGGTGAACTGGATGTAGAGACCATTAAAAAAGAGATGCTGGCAGTTCTTTCGGAAACGGATAGAGTGGAATATGTTGCTATCGTTGACAGGGAATTCAAAGCGTTGAAGCGTGTGGAGATAGGGAATACTATCATTTTGGTTGCCGCATGGGTAGGGAAGCCAAGGCTGATAGACAATATCTGGATATGA
- the prfB gene encoding peptide chain release factor 2 yields the protein MDAYEYGELLKSLNTKMENITNIVKPVDLQKRLDEIEHMQQDPNFWNDASNAAKISQEKTRTERILETYNNANDALADAQEYFEMAKAEKDEETLDMLFEDADSLKEHINALEVQMMLSGEHDGNNAIVSIHPGAGGTESQDWASMLYRMYLRWAERHGFKVEVLDYQPGEEAGIKDVSFIIKGENAYGYLKVENGIHRLVRISPFDSNAKRHTSFTSVMVSPEIDDDIDIEIEDKDIRIDTYRASGAGGQHVNKTESAIRITHEPTGIVVQCQNDRSQHKNKAAAMKMLKSRLYEYEMAKKQAEIDGIEKSDIGWGHQIRSYVMQPYQQVKDTRSGQAFTNVDAILDGDIDKLLEGVLITQAK from the coding sequence ATGGATGCTTATGAATACGGAGAACTCTTAAAGTCTCTCAATACCAAAATGGAGAATATCACCAATATCGTCAAACCCGTTGACCTCCAAAAACGTCTCGATGAGATCGAACATATGCAGCAGGACCCGAACTTCTGGAACGATGCATCCAATGCAGCCAAGATCTCCCAGGAGAAGACCAGGACCGAACGTATTTTGGAAACCTACAACAATGCCAATGATGCCCTTGCCGATGCACAGGAGTATTTCGAAATGGCCAAAGCAGAAAAAGATGAAGAGACCCTGGATATGCTTTTTGAAGATGCGGATTCTCTCAAAGAACATATTAATGCTCTTGAAGTACAAATGATGCTCAGCGGTGAACATGACGGCAACAACGCTATTGTTTCCATCCATCCGGGTGCAGGTGGTACTGAGAGCCAGGACTGGGCAAGTATGCTCTACCGTATGTATTTGCGTTGGGCTGAGCGCCACGGATTCAAGGTCGAAGTACTTGACTATCAACCGGGAGAAGAAGCCGGCATCAAAGATGTCTCTTTTATCATTAAAGGGGAGAATGCCTACGGATACCTCAAAGTAGAGAACGGCATCCATAGACTGGTTCGGATCAGTCCGTTCGACTCAAATGCCAAACGCCACACTTCTTTTACTTCTGTAATGGTCTCTCCCGAGATCGATGACGATATCGATATCGAGATAGAAGACAAGGATATCCGTATAGACACCTACCGTGCAAGTGGTGCCGGCGGACAGCACGTCAATAAAACAGAATCAGCCATACGTATCACACATGAGCCTACCGGCATAGTTGTACAGTGTCAAAATGACAGAAGCCAGCACAAGAACAAAGCCGCTGCTATGAAGATGCTAAAATCACGTCTTTACGAATATGAAATGGCAAAAAAGCAGGCAGAGATCGACGGTATAGAGAAGTCAGATATCGGCTGGGGGCACCAGATTCGTTCTTATGTCATGCAGCCCTACCAACAGGTCAAAGACACCCGCAGCGGTCAGGCATTTACCAATGTTGATGCGATCCTTGACGGAGATATCGACAAGCTCTTGGAAGGGGTACTGATCACTCAGGCGAAATAA
- a CDS encoding ABC transporter ATP-binding protein: MSQPLLKAEQISHGFDTQLFENIDFSLASTQSAAIVGRSGSGKSTLLHIFSTFIKPNGGEVFLFGEEIYAQPEKAIEALRRYDIGIIFQFHYLFKGMSALENIEVATMLSGETIDEGLLRKLGIDEVMEHKIGDLSGGQQQRVSIARVLSKKPRIIFADEPTGNLDNETAVLVMDVLMDYIRSNDAALLLVTHDESMANRCDTVYRLDEKMLKEQV; this comes from the coding sequence ATGTCTCAACCTCTTTTGAAAGCGGAGCAGATCTCACACGGTTTTGATACACAACTCTTTGAAAATATCGATTTTTCTCTTGCTTCAACACAAAGTGCCGCAATTGTCGGACGAAGCGGCTCAGGGAAATCTACTCTGCTACATATATTCTCTACTTTTATCAAGCCAAATGGCGGAGAAGTCTTTTTGTTTGGAGAAGAGATATATGCACAGCCCGAGAAAGCCATAGAAGCTCTTAGACGTTACGATATCGGTATTATTTTTCAGTTTCATTACCTTTTCAAGGGGATGAGTGCGTTGGAGAACATAGAAGTGGCAACGATGCTTTCGGGAGAGACAATAGATGAGGGGCTTTTGAGGAAACTGGGGATAGATGAAGTTATGGAGCATAAGATAGGTGATCTCTCAGGCGGACAGCAGCAGCGTGTCTCTATTGCGAGAGTTTTGAGCAAGAAGCCGCGCATTATCTTTGCAGACGAACCGACCGGGAATCTTGACAATGAGACAGCAGTACTGGTGATGGATGTTCTGATGGATTATATACGATCAAATGATGCAGCACTGCTGCTTGTTACACATGATGAAAGTATGGCAAACCGGTGTGACACAGTATATAGACTCGATGAGAAGATGTTGAAGGAGCAGGTATGA
- the tsf gene encoding translation elongation factor Ts: MANFGPKDIKKLREMTDAGMMDCKKALAAADGDMDKAVEWLRDQGIGAAAKKASKTAAEGAIGVKVEGPKAVIVEINSQTDFVAQNDKFKALMNEVVEHAFSNELADAEAINASEINGQSFSEYLSLQIATIGENLVVRRSALIKGDEKTAVSGYVHSNGQNGVIIAAECDDVETCEKMTPVLREIAMHAAAMAPKTLSYKDFDASYVEEETKGRIEAIKKENEELERLGKPLKNIPQYISRAQLTDEVLAAAEEAIKEELKAEGKPEKIWDKILPGKLDRFISDNTTLDQEQCLLDQKFVMDDSKTVAEYFEEKSNGKAKITTFTRLEVGEGIEVEEEDFAAEVAKQMGA, from the coding sequence ATGGCGAATTTTGGACCAAAAGATATCAAAAAACTCAGAGAGATGACAGATGCGGGAATGATGGACTGTAAAAAAGCCCTTGCTGCTGCAGACGGTGATATGGATAAAGCTGTTGAGTGGCTTAGAGATCAGGGGATCGGTGCTGCTGCGAAAAAAGCAAGCAAAACGGCTGCTGAAGGTGCTATCGGTGTGAAAGTCGAAGGACCAAAAGCGGTTATTGTGGAGATCAATTCCCAAACGGACTTTGTGGCACAGAACGACAAGTTTAAAGCATTGATGAATGAAGTGGTAGAACATGCATTCAGCAATGAATTGGCTGATGCTGAAGCTATTAATGCATCAGAAATCAATGGTCAGTCATTCTCTGAGTACCTTTCTCTTCAGATCGCAACGATAGGGGAGAACCTTGTGGTAAGAAGATCCGCATTGATCAAAGGTGACGAGAAGACTGCGGTAAGCGGTTATGTTCACTCCAACGGGCAGAACGGTGTTATCATCGCGGCTGAGTGTGATGATGTAGAAACGTGTGAAAAGATGACTCCGGTACTCAGAGAGATCGCAATGCATGCAGCGGCGATGGCACCAAAGACACTCTCTTATAAAGATTTCGATGCTTCTTACGTAGAAGAAGAGACAAAAGGGCGTATCGAAGCGATTAAAAAAGAGAATGAAGAGCTTGAGAGACTTGGTAAACCGTTGAAGAATATTCCTCAGTATATCTCCAGAGCTCAGCTGACGGATGAAGTGCTCGCAGCGGCTGAAGAGGCGATCAAAGAGGAGCTTAAAGCTGAAGGTAAGCCTGAGAAGATCTGGGACAAGATCCTTCCTGGTAAACTTGACAGATTTATCTCTGACAACACGACACTGGACCAAGAGCAGTGTCTTCTTGATCAGAAATTCGTTATGGATGATTCTAAAACTGTTGCTGAGTATTTCGAAGAGAAATCAAACGGTAAAGCGAAGATCACAACATTCACTCGTCTTGAAGTGGGTGAAGGGATCGAAGTTGAAGAAGAAGATTTTGCCGCGGAAGTTGCAAAACAAATGGGTGCATAA
- a CDS encoding helix-hairpin-helix domain-containing protein: MVTEAKEEAAAAPETAAEEKAGDDLTKLKGVGKVYAEKLNSEGFHSFADVAAMTDEQISVMEEKYGFKGDFKETVAHAKELAEA; encoded by the coding sequence ATGGTAACAGAGGCAAAAGAGGAAGCGGCAGCAGCTCCTGAAACAGCAGCTGAGGAGAAAGCAGGTGATGATCTTACAAAGCTTAAAGGTGTAGGCAAAGTATACGCTGAGAAACTCAATAGTGAAGGTTTTCACTCATTTGCTGATGTTGCAGCGATGACAGATGAGCAAATTTCAGTAATGGAAGAGAAGTACGGCTTTAAAGGTGATTTTAAAGAGACTGTAGCACATGCAAAAGAACTAGCGGAGGCGTAA
- the bcp gene encoding thioredoxin-dependent thiol peroxidase produces the protein MLNVGDTVPDFCLPNQDEEEICLRDIKGKWIVLYFYPKDNTPGCTTEACDFTAALPDFEGLNAVVLGVSPDSPKKHRNFIEKKDLKITLLSDEEKELCQIFGVWQLKKNYGREYMGVVRSTFIIDPDGKIAAKWEKVKVKGHVDEVKAKLEELQNR, from the coding sequence ATGTTGAATGTAGGTGACACTGTACCAGACTTTTGTTTGCCAAATCAGGATGAAGAGGAGATTTGTCTTCGAGATATCAAAGGAAAGTGGATCGTGCTCTATTTCTACCCAAAGGACAATACCCCGGGATGTACGACCGAAGCATGTGATTTTACTGCAGCACTTCCGGATTTTGAAGGGCTGAATGCTGTTGTACTCGGGGTCAGTCCGGATTCTCCGAAAAAGCACCGTAACTTCATAGAGAAGAAAGATCTTAAGATCACGCTGCTGAGTGACGAGGAGAAAGAGTTGTGTCAAATATTCGGTGTCTGGCAGCTTAAAAAGAACTATGGACGTGAATACATGGGTGTCGTGCGTTCGACATTTATTATCGACCCTGACGGGAAGATTGCTGCCAAATGGGAGAAAGTGAAGGTTAAAGGGCATGTTGATGAGGTAAAAGCGAAGCTTGAGGAGCTTCAGAACAGATAG
- a CDS encoding nitrite/sulfite reductase — protein sequence MKLNRIERLKEECKPYDFRERLFSLDLTEITDEERFYLKNYGIYNIKMMPEKFMLRIRVSGGRITQKSLETIVRIAKEHHLQLLLTARAQIELHGLTASNILQVWQRLREEKITTLQTLTDNFRNIVTDPYDGFSTANRVEVYPLIRKMQKIFIDKAEWMGMLPRKFNVAICGTARTHTHFFGNDLYFALAQKEKEWGFNLYLGGKNSEAAQPADIFVLPQEVPAMFEAVAKAYVTYGLRESRARTRLFHLISETGMEDFVEKIRSFYHGTLREGGLLSMEKGVFNLFEPLKDGTLGYCLQTEFGKVELPKLQEVLKYARINGLQIRLGVDQNFYLLGLKTDTLPFQTTKGAAHITACAGSHYCALSLWDIKSETSFLPLEKIEKHQLQVGFSGCLKGCGRHHHADIGLVGLRTNLFGKTQKAARVFLGAEYSRGKSVARLIFPSVPLQHLSQLLEVIVEAYEESDKEDFEAFCEVYLNPYSTFFVMLWFLSRLYLQDPPSLERVSEKALYKKLQSCNGFPCFENNENYLKSIKVMMHALWDDTKAIHIS from the coding sequence ATGAAGCTCAACAGAATCGAACGTCTCAAAGAGGAGTGCAAACCGTATGACTTCAGAGAGAGACTCTTTTCTTTGGATTTGACAGAGATTACGGATGAAGAGAGATTCTACCTGAAGAACTATGGTATATACAATATCAAGATGATGCCTGAAAAGTTTATGCTGCGTATACGTGTGTCCGGCGGCAGGATAACACAGAAGAGTCTTGAAACCATTGTCCGGATAGCCAAAGAGCACCATCTCCAATTGCTGCTGACAGCCAGAGCACAGATAGAGTTACATGGGCTAACAGCTTCCAATATTCTGCAGGTATGGCAGCGGCTCCGGGAAGAGAAGATTACTACACTGCAAACATTGACAGACAATTTTAGAAATATTGTTACCGACCCGTATGACGGCTTTTCAACAGCAAACCGTGTGGAAGTCTATCCGTTGATCCGAAAAATGCAGAAAATTTTTATAGATAAAGCAGAGTGGATGGGTATGCTGCCCAGAAAATTTAATGTGGCTATCTGCGGTACAGCAAGAACACATACCCACTTTTTTGGGAATGATCTCTATTTTGCATTGGCGCAAAAAGAGAAAGAGTGGGGATTTAACCTCTACTTGGGCGGGAAGAACTCTGAAGCGGCACAGCCGGCAGATATTTTTGTGCTGCCCCAGGAGGTACCTGCTATGTTCGAAGCTGTTGCCAAAGCCTATGTCACTTATGGGCTTCGCGAAAGCAGGGCTAGAACGAGACTTTTTCATCTTATCTCAGAGACAGGTATGGAAGATTTTGTTGAGAAGATCAGAAGTTTCTATCATGGTACACTGAGAGAGGGCGGTCTATTATCTATGGAAAAAGGCGTTTTTAATCTGTTCGAACCACTTAAAGACGGTACACTTGGGTACTGCTTGCAGACCGAATTCGGAAAGGTAGAGCTCCCAAAACTGCAGGAGGTTTTGAAGTATGCAAGGATCAATGGTCTGCAGATACGTTTAGGGGTAGATCAAAATTTCTATCTTTTGGGATTGAAAACAGATACCCTACCTTTTCAAACAACCAAAGGCGCAGCACATATCACAGCATGTGCGGGTAGTCACTATTGTGCTCTTTCTCTCTGGGATATCAAATCTGAAACCAGCTTCCTCCCTTTGGAAAAAATAGAGAAACACCAGTTACAGGTGGGTTTTAGCGGTTGTCTGAAAGGATGTGGACGGCATCATCATGCTGATATTGGTCTGGTAGGATTGCGCACTAACCTTTTCGGCAAGACACAGAAAGCGGCAAGGGTCTTTCTTGGAGCTGAATACAGTAGAGGAAAGTCTGTAGCACGGCTTATTTTCCCTTCCGTACCTCTACAGCATCTCTCCCAGCTTTTAGAGGTGATCGTTGAGGCGTATGAAGAGAGTGACAAGGAGGACTTTGAAGCATTCTGTGAAGTATATCTGAACCCATACAGTACCTTTTTTGTGATGCTCTGGTTCCTTTCCCGACTCTACCTTCAGGATCCGCCTTCTCTGGAAAGAGTTTCTGAAAAAGCACTTTATAAAAAATTGCAAAGTTGTAATGGTTTTCCCTGCTTTGAGAACAATGAGAACTACTTAAAGAGTATTAAAGTGATGATGCATGCACTTTGGGATGACACAAAAGCTATTCATATTTCTTGA
- a CDS encoding S1C family serine protease: protein MMRIILTLLLGSLLLFAGSTKEEMTKQAIVKIYTVSKIPNYLSPWDSAMRSSTGSGAIIKGGYILTNAHVVANQAFLEVQRYGERKRYIAKVFAVSHQADLALLKVEEKAFFKGVTPLTLGSLPEVEQKIVVYGYPMGGHTLSATIGVVSRVEHHVYAHSGESFLAVQVDAAVNPGNSGGPALSGGKIVGVVMQVISKSQNIGYLVPVNMVKHFIDDMKDGHYDGFADLGLGTQKLENPAMRRYYGLDDNTTGKLIAKIVYDSPAVGILKEGDIITAIDGHNIENDGTVEFRQHEYTDFYYFLDQHQIGEKVKFDIIRDKKPMQVEVPLTMTGDDMYLVKSTRYDVMPTYVIYGGYVFSPLTRNLIRSSSRNRLKLSCLAGKWQEKEKDEVVVLLKVLASDISRGDNSFGMWPIDKVNGKPFKNFKEFFRLMENMQEPYFSLEDNDGIKVIIDRKEAAEKQNEILKKYNIEYDRSEDLRRESSK, encoded by the coding sequence ATGATGAGAATAATACTTACTTTACTCTTAGGCAGCTTGTTGCTTTTTGCAGGCAGTACGAAAGAGGAGATGACCAAACAGGCGATCGTCAAGATATATACGGTTTCCAAAATTCCAAACTACCTTTCTCCCTGGGATTCGGCAATGCGCAGCTCTACCGGATCCGGTGCCATCATAAAAGGCGGATACATCCTTACCAATGCCCATGTTGTAGCAAACCAGGCATTTCTGGAAGTACAGCGTTATGGAGAGCGTAAACGTTATATCGCCAAGGTTTTTGCTGTATCCCACCAGGCGGACCTTGCTCTTTTGAAGGTGGAAGAGAAAGCATTTTTCAAGGGTGTAACCCCCTTGACTTTGGGTTCATTGCCTGAAGTGGAACAGAAGATCGTTGTCTATGGCTACCCGATGGGAGGGCATACACTCTCCGCTACCATAGGTGTAGTTTCACGTGTAGAGCATCATGTCTATGCACACAGTGGAGAATCATTCCTTGCAGTGCAGGTAGATGCCGCGGTTAATCCGGGAAACTCAGGAGGTCCTGCACTCTCCGGCGGCAAGATAGTGGGAGTAGTGATGCAGGTGATCAGTAAGTCGCAGAACATCGGTTATCTTGTGCCTGTAAATATGGTCAAGCATTTTATTGATGATATGAAAGACGGACACTATGACGGTTTTGCAGATCTGGGGCTTGGTACCCAGAAACTGGAGAATCCTGCAATGCGGCGATACTACGGGCTGGATGACAATACTACAGGGAAGCTCATAGCCAAGATTGTTTACGACTCTCCGGCAGTGGGTATTCTGAAAGAGGGTGATATTATCACAGCCATTGACGGACACAATATTGAAAATGACGGAACAGTAGAATTCAGACAGCATGAGTATACGGACTTTTACTATTTTTTAGATCAGCATCAGATAGGGGAGAAGGTAAAGTTTGATATTATCCGTGATAAAAAACCGATGCAGGTGGAAGTACCCCTGACAATGACGGGAGATGATATGTATCTGGTCAAGAGTACGCGTTATGATGTGATGCCAACCTATGTCATTTACGGTGGATATGTATTCTCTCCGTTAACGAGGAATCTCATCCGTTCCAGCAGCCGTAACCGCCTGAAACTCAGTTGCCTTGCCGGGAAATGGCAGGAAAAAGAGAAAGATGAAGTCGTAGTTCTGCTCAAGGTACTTGCTTCTGATATCAGCAGAGGAGACAATAGTTTTGGAATGTGGCCGATTGATAAGGTAAACGGTAAGCCTTTTAAAAATTTCAAAGAGTTCTTTAGACTTATGGAAAATATGCAGGAACCTTACTTTTCTCTGGAGGATAATGATGGTATCAAGGTGATCATCGATCGTAAAGAGGCGGCAGAGAAACAGAATGAGATACTTAAAAAGTATAATATTGAATATGACAGATCAGAAGACCTGAGAAGAGAATCCTCCAAATAG
- a CDS encoding DUF523 domain-containing protein produces the protein MKKIAISACLLGKACRYDGTDNRDDRLLKKLEGAELIPFCPEDFAFGTPRPTMDLIRTQKGIRAISNETGDDLSEPVISYAVDFFDSYSDIDLFIGKDRSPSCGVCSAKCYNEQGVLLTAQATGLMAKEAKARGIDTVDAEVYTEVS, from the coding sequence ATGAAAAAAATTGCCATTTCTGCCTGTTTGCTGGGTAAGGCCTGTCGTTATGACGGTACGGACAATAGAGATGACAGACTTTTGAAGAAATTGGAAGGGGCAGAACTGATTCCTTTTTGTCCGGAAGATTTCGCTTTTGGAACCCCTCGTCCTACGATGGACCTTATCCGGACACAAAAGGGCATTAGAGCGATCTCCAATGAGACCGGGGATGACTTGTCTGAGCCGGTGATCAGCTATGCTGTTGATTTTTTTGACAGCTATTCCGATATCGACCTTTTTATAGGTAAGGACAGAAGTCCCAGCTGTGGTGTCTGTTCGGCAAAATGCTATAATGAGCAGGGGGTTCTGCTCACTGCACAGGCTACAGGCTTAATGGCCAAAGAGGCGAAAGCCAGAGGTATTGATACGGTTGATGCAGAAGTATATACAGAGGTTTCCTGA
- a CDS encoding DUF420 domain-containing protein, whose product MDYMFQPGFLGTRAPFFMDFVTLIVALLPLLVWVAITFAQKANYTLHGWTQSIIFVFSLIVVGYFEYGVRLGGGYEAFVQNTKVAHDYLFVILIIHIFIAVLTLGIWTSTLFGAYKSSKRGGVLPGVGSASHKKAGLRTFAGIVLTSLTGIWVYLLLFVF is encoded by the coding sequence ATGGATTATATGTTTCAGCCAGGTTTTTTAGGTACAAGAGCCCCATTTTTTATGGATTTTGTGACACTTATTGTTGCATTACTGCCGCTACTGGTATGGGTAGCGATCACTTTTGCCCAAAAAGCAAACTATACTTTGCATGGATGGACACAAAGTATCATTTTTGTTTTCTCTTTGATTGTTGTAGGTTATTTTGAGTATGGTGTACGTTTGGGCGGGGGATATGAGGCATTTGTACAGAATACCAAGGTAGCACACGACTACCTTTTTGTCATTTTGATAATACATATTTTCATAGCCGTACTGACACTGGGCATATGGACCTCTACGCTGTTTGGAGCGTATAAGAGCAGCAAACGCGGCGGGGTGCTTCCCGGTGTGGGTTCTGCATCACATAAAAAAGCAGGCCTGCGTACCTTTGCAGGGATCGTATTGACCTCTCTGACAGGTATCTGGGTCTATCTGCTTCTGTTCGTATTCTGA
- a CDS encoding aldehyde dehydrogenase family protein, whose translation MFGIFDSKSNVAEAKIFFGSTEATKTLRTERKSPYDGTIVSTAPLCDADDTTKALHIAKDASKTAAASPLSQRILWLEDVVRRLTEEKENFAMMLSKEVAKPITFSRIEVERCAETIKLTALELANLHGETIPTDIMPSGKKTMAYFKREPVGVVACITPFNFPLNLVAHKIAPALGAGNTVVLKPTPEAPMTAYMLAKLFVDSEYAVKDALSVVYGDAEVGSTLVKSPIPRVISFTGSVPVGKIIMSQAGIKKVSLELGGNAATYIDKSADLELAAARCAYGAFYNSGQVCISLQRIYVHEEVYEVFAELLAKETKKLKVGSPYEEDTFMGPLIDEESRHRAKSWVASAKNEGAKVVAGGEEVEGIFPPTVMADVTDEMKIICEEVFAPIVSLVAVPDYETAVKKMNDSPYGLQFSIFTNDLKMTQCFIDDAACGGVVINDIPTLRFDVQPYGGSKLSGVGREGPRWALEEFTEIKSVVIC comes from the coding sequence ATGTTTGGAATATTTGACTCAAAAAGCAATGTGGCAGAGGCAAAGATCTTTTTCGGATCGACTGAAGCGACCAAAACACTTAGAACAGAACGCAAAAGTCCTTATGACGGCACTATTGTATCCACTGCGCCTCTATGTGATGCGGATGATACGACAAAAGCACTGCATATTGCCAAAGATGCGAGTAAAACAGCCGCGGCATCTCCTCTCTCCCAGCGTATTTTATGGCTGGAGGATGTGGTCAGGCGTCTGACAGAAGAGAAAGAGAATTTTGCAATGATGCTCTCAAAAGAAGTAGCCAAACCGATCACCTTCTCACGTATTGAAGTGGAGCGTTGTGCTGAGACTATCAAGCTGACGGCACTGGAGTTGGCAAATCTTCATGGCGAGACCATTCCTACAGATATAATGCCCAGCGGGAAGAAGACAATGGCCTATTTTAAACGGGAGCCTGTGGGAGTAGTAGCCTGTATTACGCCATTCAATTTTCCGCTCAATCTTGTGGCGCACAAGATCGCTCCGGCTTTGGGTGCGGGAAATACCGTTGTGTTAAAACCAACTCCTGAAGCACCGATGACAGCGTATATGCTGGCAAAACTTTTTGTTGATTCCGAATATGCAGTCAAAGATGCGCTCTCTGTGGTTTACGGTGATGCAGAAGTCGGCTCGACACTGGTCAAAAGTCCAATACCAAGGGTTATCAGCTTTACCGGCTCTGTACCTGTAGGAAAGATCATTATGTCGCAGGCAGGGATTAAAAAAGTGAGCCTGGAGCTTGGAGGAAATGCAGCAACCTATATCGATAAGAGTGCAGACCTGGAACTTGCAGCAGCACGTTGTGCATATGGTGCCTTTTACAATTCCGGACAGGTATGTATCTCACTGCAGCGTATCTATGTTCATGAGGAAGTTTATGAGGTATTTGCAGAATTGCTCGCAAAAGAGACAAAAAAACTCAAAGTCGGTTCTCCGTATGAAGAGGATACCTTCATGGGACCGCTGATAGATGAGGAATCGAGGCATAGAGCCAAAAGCTGGGTGGCTTCAGCCAAGAATGAAGGGGCAAAAGTGGTTGCCGGGGGAGAGGAGGTAGAGGGTATCTTCCCTCCGACTGTGATGGCAGATGTGACTGACGAGATGAAGATCATCTGTGAAGAGGTCTTCGCTCCTATTGTGAGTCTGGTTGCAGTACCGGATTATGAAACAGCAGTGAAGAAGATGAATGATTCTCCGTACGGACTTCAGTTCTCTATCTTTACCAATGATCTGAAAATGACACAGTGTTTCATTGATGATGCAGCGTGTGGAGGAGTGGTCATTAATGATATTCCGACACTCCGTTTTGATGTGCAGCCTTACGGTGGTTCGAAACTCTCCGGAGTGGGGAGAGAAGGCCCAAGATGGGCACTTGAAGAGTTTACAGAGATCAAATCTGTCGTGATCTGCTGA